The Zingiber officinale cultivar Zhangliang unplaced genomic scaffold, Zo_v1.1 ctg45, whole genome shotgun sequence DNA window AACATCCACTAAATTAAGCACTAAGAAAAGAAATGTTTGCTTCAAATTAATTTAGTTAGATCAGCCATTGACAATATCTTCTTTATGAAAATATTGCTTGCTTGTTCGAAATTTATGAGAGAATGAAAAAAACACTGCACTGGTAGGCTGACAATGCTCTAACTAAAGAACCAGCCTCATAATAGGAAACTTCTAGCAACAATAAGATGTAGATAAGGTGATACGGTTGGTTACATGGATCATTGGTATCAACCAAGATCAAAAAGTGGAAAAGAAATACCCCCTAGAGATATGGCTTCCTACCATTTCTTCACAGCCATTAATTCAAGCGTTATTGTTCATTATCCTGCTGCTTCTAGTTTCTTCTCAGGCTAATCTTTAGTGGTTAATATTGCTGCTATAAAGGCTTAAAAGAACCCATTTCCATTGCAATGTAGACATTAGTTCAAACAAACTTAACTATCTTGACACTATTCAGTTTCACAAGAATCAGCACTAAATAAATCCACAACTAAATCTTTAGTAGTTAATACTGCATCCGTAAAGGCTCAAAAGAACCCCCTTGCATTGCAAAACTGATGTCACTAGGAACAAGCCTACTTATCTCGATACCATACATTTTGATGGGAATTAGCACTACATAAATTTAGCAGACTCAAAGAAAAAATTTCAACAATGAGACGTTCTTGGTTATTCTACCCATGAACTTGCAGTTGCTAGGTAAATGACAGGAAAGTGAAAATATTAGACTGTAGTTTGAATGTCATATGAAAACATAAGAATTCATATACAGAAACACACAAACACACACAAAAACCTTAGGATTGTCTTTGGAGCTAACTCCTTCAGCCTTCCAATCAGCACTCTGAACATTTGAAAGAACTTAATGAAGTTGAACCATAATATTAGTGGAGGCGCAAATCTTAAAGATAATCTTGACTAACCAATTTAGCTTCTACTTCTGCAAATTCTTCAGCCTCGCTAAAGGAATATTAAAAAAGTGTCAGATAACATTAAAAGCTTGATATGGGTGATAAATGAGATGACACTGATGGAGACTGAAGGAGGGCTTTAAAAGATTACCCATCTTCTGTAAATCCTTCCCATAACGACCAAAAACCGAATCCAAAGAACAGTAGAGTTGTCACATGGTGTGTCCATTTGCGAGAAATCTGTATCAGAAAAAGTACCAATCTGACATGGAACAAGTGCCTAAAAGCTAAAGCCAGTGTAATTATCTTAAACTACATGGAAAATGCATTATGACTAGAAATAATTGTAAATTTCACTTCCGGATTTGGACTCCAGGGTATATCTGCTGATTAATTTCTTTGCTCAGGTGTGTAAATAAGAGATGCAGTATAGCAAATATATTCAATGGTAAATTTGAATTGGAATCTCAATGCTCCATAAATTCAAGCTCTGAGTGTATTTGTCAACACAAGTGCCATAAAAAAGAGTACTCTGAATCATGTTAACAAGAAGGTTATACAAGAATATGAAGAAAATAGAAAGAATGACACAATCCCCATTCTCATTCAAAGAAGCCAAAATGGTATTCTGCATCATAAAAATTCTTGAATTGATCAtaccaaaggaaaaaaaatttgatGTCACAAACTCCTCTATAATCGAACAGTTCAAACTATAAATAGTTTAAATAAGTTATATGATATATTCCATTTATTAGCAGTTCCAGCTAAATGTAAAGAAATTTAAGATGCTAACTGCAAAAGAGGTCACAGATTATGCTGGCAGAGCCATATAGATAAATATAAGCAAAGCCAGCCATTTAGCAGGCTTGAATATGAGTTTCCGCAAGGAAAACCATGAGAACAAACAACAAAACATTTGACAGTTGGAAGGATAAATCTATTAACTAATTTATTCTGATTCCCAATTTTATAATTCCAGCCATCTTATGATACATGATCTAATTGGAGTAGATACAAAAAATACAATGCAATCGAGCTTGATCAAAATAAATTATCTAAGAAAATTAAGTAGTCCGCTAATAGTACAAAAATTCAACATGATTTCTCGTATCATCTAAGATGTATCCTGAACCAATTTCTCCTTATAACAGATTTCCTAAACCGATGTAAtacaaaaaaaatctagtattgCTTCAAAACTTGGTAGATTACATTCAATTGCATTATCTCAGAGTTGAAAATCGGAGCATAGAAAAATATTTACACATGGCATGTATATATCCATTTTGATGGATGCAAAAAGATCACTGGgaagagaaaaaaaggaagaacaagaaaaaaGTTCCAATtgggtggattgattgaatttagTTGAGGAAGTTAATTTAGTATGCGAAAAAATTAATAACACAAGGCAGTCAAGAAAGTATAAGATGTTTGCTCCAAAAAAGAGAGTTAAAATTTCTAGTATTTCCTCTTTCCAAATTATTTCAATGTGTAAATAATTCCAAGAATTATCTCATTCAAGTAATACTGCAAGAGAACAGACTACTGGAAAATGAATGCTTGAGCAAAATTGTCAGATGATAGATCAATGAACTGAAATCAGTAAACACAAAATTTAAAAAGCAAATCTAGTGATTCTTGCAGATAATGAACAACTAACCAGATTAGGAGCAGCCCAACCAAGACAGGCTGACAAAATGGTCATAACCTACAACATCAGGCATAACACATGTAAAGGCAATCACTAAGATGACAAAGAATAAAAGACCTACGGAATACAACTTACGATTAAGGCCAATAAACATCCTGATAAAACAACCTTGCGGGGATGACGCATCGCCAAGATCTTATGATGAAAATATATAGTGTCAGTTAAATCAGTGTTTAGAATACCATTAGAAACCAGAATCAATTatctcaaaataaataaataaaaaaaatacaaagccCTGTGTGCAAGAAAAGAGCTGTACTATCATATTCAGTCACATATTGTGAGTATCAATCAAATATCAATTACTTATTTCAATTTTATAAGCTGGAGATTATGCATTCATAATGTTCTCACAGTTTAATTATGTGCTCATAATGTTCTCACAGTTTAAGTGTTGCAAACATAAAGCATTAATGGGTGTTGGTGAAGTCTGAGAGCTTCCTGTCTTGTTTCTGTTGTTGGTGGTAGTAGTGTGTCCAGGGGAAGAAATTTGATTTCTCCAAAGACTTTGCTTAGTATCTTGTCGTGATTTAATATGTGCCTTATGGCTTTTTGGTGCTGCaaccaaattgatttttgaataATTGTTTGCTTACTCTCATGACAACCAAATTGATTATTGAATAATTGGTGTCTTGTTTGCTCTCATAACAACACCAAATTGTTTATTGAATAgttgtttgtttgtttgaatAATTGTCTGTTTGTTTGTTTGCATTCTTGTGTGTACTCCTTCAAGTCATTGTTTGCATGTGACATTGTGGTCATAGCACTCTTCCTTTCCATAAAagcgtgtgtatatatatattttttgtgcCATTGGACTTCCGTTTgtatttctatatattttttgaaATCACCTTGTTCTTCTCTTAGTATATATGATTAAGGATGCCACAATCAAGCATAGTGAACCAAGCATCAAAGGATGAGTATAGCCTCAGGTCGGATGCATGGTTACAAATCATAGAAGTCTACTTCATACATTATGGAATTTTCTTTGGTTAGGACTGTAACCACTATTGTTCTTTTGTAAGTTTGTCCAGCACATATAAAAGTTATCCAATCTGCTCGGCATTGGAGGATTTGTAACAATCACAATCCAGATATACATGAAAAGACATTCAATCAGACACTACACAGCATGACCAGAAACTATTTAAAGAAAGATTAACTTGACACTTAGCTTAatttgttattcatagtggaggaattaaaaaaaaaaggtataaTACAGTTAGTCTATATTCAATTTGTCATGTTTTTCATTATATCAAGTTATCAACTATCGTCTTTTGGGTCTCAAACAGGGCCCCAGAGCAATTCAGCAGCCACTAATATTTGAAACCAACAGATTGAAAATTTATATGGAGGATTTTTTGAGACCCACATGCTTCAAATTTTAGCGGTCATCACCAAACTTAACATACTGATGAGTTCTTCAACTTCTTGCCGAGATAAATAAAAGAGAGGGGAAACAACTCTACTACTACATGTTTAACGTAGATCCTATGACTAAGAATAAGATCTTATAGCAACACCAAGAGAAGATCAGGAAACAGAGCGTTAAAACTCACCGCTGCAGCGAAGAATGTCTTGTCGCCGATCTCCGATAGCACGGTCATAGCTAGCGATTTGGTGAGACCCTGCATGAAACAAAGCGCGAAAGCATAGATCAACGAAGAAATCAACACCAGCTCAG harbors:
- the LOC122037464 gene encoding GDT1-like protein 4, giving the protein MGLSLIEGLTKSLAMTVLSEIGDKTFFAAAILAMRHPRKVVLSGCLLALIVMTILSACLGWAAPNLISRKWTHHVTTLLFFGFGFWSLWEGFTEDGEAEEFAEVEAKLSADWKAEGVSSKDNPKVFVCVCVFLYMNSYVFI